In a genomic window of Melitaea cinxia chromosome 2, ilMelCinx1.1, whole genome shotgun sequence:
- the LOC123660918 gene encoding uncharacterized protein LOC123660918 produces the protein MGKYGLKNWKHENISKTSLHEPGVDVTDNVMSKMARQASPIPTRRNNDTKHRRNSFDLPTDECTDEESDNENILSKSSPATFSCYSEELYNSALQNELSRSRNSSSHSLNNISPHRHNNINTENHLNSSFTLLQENKNKKDKLGSSNHFLIVIVILLLSIVLLYIKFDSDPVTVKYEYDRFQFDNDVKDLKEKYKIEDNSILQVKTGVATIFKNQDTASFIFAYNSNSNNFNGLKFNNFIDDIAATTSRYLRNESNKVHVTIDSSNLIIQTAKEFMNQYQNEVYESGVMLVKDIESVPSQLAMAFHYYCDEYNPLVKRSAIFFTLNWAKCSNSSDKKATHENIEKCLASRWKTVDEEKIGPLLTRVVNIVVDVTQSF, from the exons atgGGAAAATATGGACTCAAAAACTGGAAGCATGAGAATATATCAAAAACCTCTTTACATGAGCCAGGAGTCGATGTGACAGATAATGTTATGAG caAGATGGCCCGACAAGCAAGTCCTATCCCAACGAGACGAAACAACGACACCAAACATAGGAGAAATTCTTTCGATTTGCCTACTGATGAGTGTACTGATGAAGAATCCGACAATGA AAATATTTTATCCAAATCTTCCCCTGCAACATTTTCATGTTACAGTGAAGAATTATACAACAGTGCATTGCAAAATGAACTTTCAAGGAGCAGAAATTCGTCTAGTCATTCTTTGAATAATATATCACCACATAGACACAACAATATCAATACCGAAAATCATCTCAACAGCTCTTTTACATtattacaagaaaataaaaataaaaaggataAATTAGGATCATCAAATCATTTCctaatagtaatagttatatTGCTGTTGTCTATTGTGTTACTCTATATAAAATTTGACAGTGATCCTGTCACAGTAAAGTATGAGTATGATAGGTTTCAATTTGATAATGATGTTAAAGATTTGAAAGAAAAGTACAAAATAGAAGACAATTCTATACTACAAGTAAAGACTG GTGTTGCTACAATATTCAAAAATCAAGACACAGCTTCATTTATATTTGCATATAACAGCAATAGTAATAATTTCAATgggttaaaatttaataactttattgatGACATTGCTGCCACAACATCTAGATATTTAC GCAATGAAAGTAATAAAGTCCATGTGACTATAGACTCATCAAACCTAATAATTCAAACTGCAAAAGAGTTTATGAACCAGTACCAGAATGAAGTTTATGAATCTGGTGTGATGCTCGTCAAAGACATTGAAAGTGTTCCATCTCAGCTTGCGATGGCCTTTCACTACTACTGTGATGAGTACAACCCTTTGGTGAAAAGAAGTGCTATTTTCTTTACATTGAACTGGGCAAAGTGTTCTAATAGTTCTG ATAAAAAAGCAACTcatgaaaatattgaaaaatgcCTTGCGAGCAGATGGAAAACTGTAGATGAAGAAAAAATCGGCCCACTGTTGACCAGAGTGGTTAATATTGTTGTGGATGTTACTcagtctttttaa
- the LOC123665552 gene encoding anaphase-promoting complex subunit 15-like, with the protein MNIPFPILYPRLVDPSWFSADSPCDEDAELTNMEQAHQQWLNSIGQQYMKRQPLGKVDSEPMEDEADSDEEEGNEESDESEESHDEDEDEELRSYSPPRNNNELEPDALDDPNETVDPNTPDQSALWPIQ; encoded by the exons ATGAATATTCCGTTCCCAATATTGTACCCACGTTTAGTGGATCCCTCTTGGTTTAGCGCCGATAGTCCTTGTGACGAGGATGCAGAATTAACTAACATGGAACAAGCTCATCAACAatgg CTTAATTCTATTGGGCAACAATATATGAAACGTCAACCTTTAGGTAAGGTAGATTCTGAACCCATGGAAGATGAGGCTGATTCAGATGAAGAAGAAG GTAATGAAGAATCTGATGAATCTGAGGAGTCTCATGATGAGGATGAGGACGAGGAGCTACGTTCATATTCACCTCCGAGGAATAATAATGAATTGGAACCTGATGCTCTAGATGATCCCAACGAAACTGTAGATCCAAACACTCCAGACCAAAGTGCTCTCTGGCCAATACAGTAA